From Phaenicophaeus curvirostris isolate KB17595 chromosome 2, BPBGC_Pcur_1.0, whole genome shotgun sequence:
ATGACACCCACCTACGATCCCATCAGTGGGACACCAGCTTCTTCTACAATTACTTGGTTCAGTGACAGTCCCTTGACTGAGCAGAACTGTAGCATCCTTGCCTTCAGTCATCCCAACTGCTCTCCAGAAATGCTAGCAGAGATGTACCAGCCTCGGACTTTAGCTGACAAAGCCAAACTCAATGCAGGGTAAGATGCCTCTTTTTGAGATCTCTGTTAGCCAGCTTAACATGGAAAGCATTAatccagctttaaaaaaaaaaacaaaagcggagtccagctttaaaaaaaaaaaagcagaatttgaatTTGAAAAGAACATCCTGATATATGGCTATATCGATAGTTAAAAACATGCTTTGATctagattttctttcaaaaatacttaACTCTCTTTAGTCTCTTTTCCTTATCAATATTCTTGGTTAGGCATTTTGTTTTAACATGATGAATGGTGTAATTGTGTGGGCTCTGAACTAAATTCTGTTGTTAGATGAAGGTAAATTGAGTTTAGCACTGTGGGCACGACTAAGGGACAGTTCGGATTGCAAACTCTAAAAGCTTTAAATGGACAGTGGAAATACAGACGTGGATAAATCCAATAAAGCTCTAAGGCATTACAAATAGGTGACTTACTGAATTATGCAAACATTGGTTATTGTAcaccacagaaaaatacagagcaCTGGGACGTTCAGTGGTTCATGCAATAGAGACCATTGTCTCTCTAGCATTTAAATATGGATTGCCATTTTTAGATCTGTGAGCATTTAACAGTGACTTTGATGTTTTCATTGGATGTCACTGGAGAACAGAAGTAGCTAGAATTATAAAACAGcaaatactgaaatgaaaagcGGGCATTCTGAATATTACAGGCAGACTTTTCCATGGCCTAAATGAACCTCCTATTTCTGGAGatcaaaaagaaagaatctTACCTGCACAGGCCACCCCACAACTAGTTACTGCTCAGTTTCTGTATCTACTCCTGACATTTTGAATAGTGCtggagaaaaatagaaagatTGTAGCTACTGAGTTTATACAATGGAAGTTGGAAATCCATACAAACGTTCCACCTTCTTGAGTTATGTGAATTTTCCCCAGACTTGTGTGAATTAGAGCTGTTTGTTCCCACTTTCATTTCACAAGTACGTTATAGTTCTGCAGGTATGATAGTTTTTCCTGTACAGATGAATCTGTGggttgttttcttctgcagctggCTAGATTCATCTCGATCACTTATGGAACAAGGCATTCTGGAGGACGATCAACTTCTTTTACGCTTTAAATATTACACTTTCTTTGATTTGAATCCAAAAGTAAGagctttgtttttattgctaTTCATTGTTCCTCTGCTTTCATGTCAAACAGTTATAGCACAAGGATACTAAATTTTAGCTAGGATTTGTCAAAGTCCCCTCAGAGATCAAATTCTACTTCTTCCCCTCAAAGGCTGCACTTTTCCCCTCTGGACACTGTTCCTCATCTGAAATAAGATCTTAACTATAAAGATAAGATCTGAAGAACACCAGAAACAGTATCCTGATTTCCAAAGAGGCTGGTTTACGCTCTGCCTCTTTCtaacaagaaaaattaaagggaaaacTAAACGAACAGTATCCTAAATGATTTAAGGGTATAAGTCCTATTTTTGataatggattttaaaataacagttatGTTACACTGCCCTTCACTgtatattttcagaatttttggGCTGAAGCCCTCAGAAGCACTCAGGCATTTAAATCACATTTGTTTCAATGTAACTGGGTCATTAAATACCTTTAGAAACTTCAGGGGAAGTGTTTTAAGTCCCATTTGAAAACATGACTTCATCTTCAAAAATTacataaatgtttttctcaaGTTGCCTCTCATTTGCCTTTATTTCCACTAGAAGTCAGTCATGGTGGTTGCGTTAAGCCAGTGTTTTTAAGGCTTTGGTGATACATTTAGTGAAATTAAAGCAAGATCATTGACCAGTGTAAATCAAAAAGTTTAAATGTGAATTTTAGACGATTTGGCCTTCACACTCTTGTTTTATGTAAATTCTGTAAAACCCTTTCATTTCAGATAAAAGAAGGGCACTTTCTTGTTCATGGTGGCATGTTTTAGGGTGAAATGCCATCCCCACTAACATTCAAGTACATGTCTCAACGTCAGCAGCCCAAAcatttcccttctttgccccagCCAGCCACGGAGCCATAGGATGAAATTACCCAAAACCAGCTTCAGGCAACTTAACAGCTCACCGCTTCTGGGAGAGCTCACGCTCCAAGGCTTACCCTCCCATCACCTCTCTTTCACTAGCTCTGGGGCTTGAATATTTCTGTGAGTCCCTTCAGCTTATTAACCAAGTAGATAATAAGAAACAACCACTATCCAGAAAATGGACAGTGAATTAACACAGTTCACAGCAGGATCTTACAAATGTCAAGCCAGTGCAAAGATAGAGTGAGAACCGAAAGAGCCAAGAGCAGAAGAGAGGAAGTGAAGAATAAAGAGTTTCTGGCTTTTTGGCAGCAGCAAGCTGTTGAATGTCACATTAATATCAGCCGTGTCGTGTTATTTTCACTCTCATAGTATGGTTCACATATCGGTTAAGCCAGTACAAGGCACACTGACACAAAAGGGGATGTCTTaacctttccttctgcttcagaCAGGGATTCCTGATTAGTTTTCTGTTGAATCATCAAGCCACTGTGACCCTACACACAGTCACACAAAGTAGTACAGAAGAAGGATGCAAACATACAGCAGGGCAGaggtgggaggaggaaggaaacaaCCTTGATGGTCATTAATGACtaatgttgttctttttttgctaCAGTATGATGCAGTGCGAATAAACCAAATATATGAACAAGCCCGTTGGGCCATCCTGTTAGAAGAAATTGActgcacagaggaagaaatgctGATCTTCGCTGCACTACAGGCATGTACTTGACACAAGTTGCAAAACCTGTTTCCTCGAGAGGCAGGCACAAGCCAGGACAAGACTAGGATAGAACCCAGGCCAATAGCTCTGCTTGGATTGGGGGTCTGCTATTTGAGTGAGAAACAATAAGCAGTATCCATCAACCAAGCCAACTAAATCCAGTAGCAGCACACCATTATTCAAACTGACACATACAACTATGGAACCGTTTACTAACAGTATCTAAAACAAACCATTCCCAGGATGTAACTTTGATACCAGCCTATTCTAAAAGGGATTATTACAACGTGTTTCTTCCCGTACCAGCTACCACTCTTTCACATCATCTTCCTGGCCATTTCCCTAAGATATAAATACATACCTTCACAACAGACCAAAAAGGCTAGTTACACAATGTAAAGACAGGGACGCTACGGAGTGCTTACGAATGTAACATTACCTAGCATGGCTTAGTCCCTGGCTCTAGGTAATAAGGCACAAATGTTTGTTTATTAATAATGaattccttccttttaaaagtAAACAGAGCTGCCAAAAATTCACGGTCTGCCACTGCGGAAGACCACAGAACCTTGCTGCCAAGTTTCTATCTGGTATGGACAGTACAGTACTAGGGATGGAAATGTTAGCACTGAGTCAGCGTCATAGAACAGGGACGATTAGACAGATACAAACACTGTCAATTAAAACAGGAAGCTACTATCAGTAATTGCACTGGAGATCTGCTGGACTTAACTATTTccttgtgaaaaaaacaaacatggtTCTGTGCTGTAGAACTTTACACACTTGTCCAAGACCGAGATCAAACAGGCTATTTTCATATGCTGTGACCACGTGTTGCTAATTGGTATGTTGACTATTCAGCattgatgttttattttagtatCAAATAAGCAAGTTATCACTATCATCAGAGGCACAAGATTTCACCTGTGAATCGGAAGCAGATGAAGTAGAAGCTGCACTTTCTAATCTGGAAGTAACACTGGAAGGTGGAAATTCGAGTAACATTTTGGTATGTCCTTTCAGATCCCAGAATTTCTTTCACTGTGTCAAGTGCATTAAACCTGATGAGCCTAACCAGTTCCTGATTTTATGACAGAATTAacagacaattgcaaagtgcATTGTACTAAAATTATTCCTAATTATTCCTGATAGGAGGACATCACAGACATCCCGAAACTTGCTGATAATCTCAGGCTAGTTAGGTGagttattaaaattaataataaaatataccaAACAAAAAGTTTAACCATACAAGAGCACTcttgactttttctttctaatctaACAGTCGATCCTACGGTTATAAATTAACAAATACACCAATAGGTCTAACTAGCATAATATCTTCCTCTtcaaacgtttctcttcttgctTCTGAGCAAGATTCCCCacaaatctttctttcttttggggTGCTAAGGTAGCTGTATATCTGCTTATTAAAAGACCAggctttttatatttcttagTGCTCTTCAATCATCATCTCTAAACAAGAGAGTCtgcaattttgttttcaatCACATTTTACTGGCTTTCGCCAatgaaaaactagaaaaaacTTTCAGCTCTCCTTGAGAATTTATGAAAGCAACCTTGGggatttatttgggttttttttaaacaaaagaaactaACAAATTACCCCTTTTGAACCAAATATAGAGTCTGTTTTTATTAATATCATAGCATCACTAAGGTTAGACACGACCTCAACGAtaatccagtccaaccgtcaaaTATCAAAACGAATTTCTGTGATCCCACTGTAATAATCTTCATTTATGGGTTATTTAAAGGACTGTTGTGACCTCAGATCTGTAATGCCTTTTATCACAGAACAGGCTTTGTGTTTTAGAAAGATAAAGATTTCTATTGCACAAATATTTATCAGATTTATTTTGTTGATAAATAATATTTGTAGTCTGTGAACTGAAAAGTTCACCTGAGAATTTAACTGCTCTTAACTGTTAAGAATTCTTAATTATTAATTTCCAATTAGGAATTTTATTTGGCATTCAAATTACTAAGGTGGCTTAAGATGAAAGGGAATTGAAGCCTTCTAAGTTCTGTCAGTTATTCGCCTCTAACAatggattatttattttttctcagcagTAGAGcagtttccttttaaaagcattcagcgtttatttttcatcatgaaaaatttcCTCTATACATGATAAATCACTTACTAAACCTTAGACATTGTAGAAACTAGGTAacttgtaaaacatttttttaaaggaacaacAGCATTTTGTTACTGTAATTATTTGCTTAACTGTAAACCTAACTGCAAAGCTTTGCATGTCATGCTGCTGATTCTATTCATGTAGTGAACTTCTATTAACATTTATTCACAGCATGCACCACATTAGCACACTAGTAAACACTACTTCCACGTGGGTGATAATAAAGTGGagaattatattatttttaaaaaacacctttaaaaaaagttttcagcaACTTTTGGggtatagaaaaataaatttttttttagtctaaaAAGATTTACAGTCCCttatttttgaagatttttttttgtccctgcATTGGAAAATTAGAAGCCAAAACATTTGGCAGTTTTAAAAAtccaagttattttttttaatttaaatattaaaatctcCATTTTCTAGAAAGGATTCTAAACTAGGATTTCTGAAAATACTCTGGAGAATGCAAGAGGGGAATAATAAATCACTGGTTTACAGCTAGCTGTATAATCTTTGTACCATCATCTTAGATTAAAAGGAAATTAGTAAATAGCCAGTGGTTGTGgggtaattcttttttttaatctagctACACTGATTACCTTTGTAGCCAGCTGTGAAGTATTGCtctacaaaaaaaacaaaccaaaaaaactctGCTTTTGTCTCCTGAAATATATTGAATCTAGGATTTCCTTCCCACATCCTTTGTCACTTTGTTAGGTTATTCTTAGTAGAATTAATTATGATCTTTTACTGAAGAGAGGTACGACTGGCACAACAACCATGTTTGACCGTTAGTATCTATCAGTTAATTCTCAATTCCAAAGTAGATATTGTTAAATTTATTCCCTGAAAGAAATCAGTTTGCAGTAGCATCATATTGAAATTAAGTTAAGTAATTAAAATGGGGATTATATCCATCTGTCTAGATGTGTGAGGAGCTGGAATAGCAGTGCCATAGTGGAAGAAGATGGTTTAAACCGTTATCTTTTCGTGGAGGGCTGTAGAACTTCCATAAACTTAATGAAGGAACAGAACTTTGCTTTGTTAGATGCTATTCAGATAAAGCCAAAAAGATGGTCTCTGCTCCCTTAGAATTTAGCGACTACAAGTCCTTTTCATGGGTGCACATCTTCTAGATAAGGAGCTATGAAAAACTGAAGCTAATTCTAGTCTGTATGAACAAATTAGTGGATTACATTAATGTTACCGAGTTCATGTAAAAAACAGAATTAGCTTTTGTTAGAAGGGAATGGCTTTGAttaggaagggaaggagaaaaaaaaagtaagaaaacacacagaagagaaagaaaaaaaactgagaGAAATCATAGATGGAATTCAGCTAGAAGCTGGGGTAAAAACATATCCATAACCTGCATAACTTGGATGCCATGTTGGTTCCAGGCATTTGCCACCCCCATCATTGACACAAGTATGAGTAACCCAACCGAGGCCACGTATGACCTCAGAGCAATTTGAGATCCACAGTAATATTTGTGACTTAGCAATTTGTACATCTCAACATaaacaaatgtgattttttttttctttttaggccCAAGAAGCTGTCACTCAAAGCTATCAAGCCATATTGGTTTGTCTTTAAAGACACCTCaatatcatattttaaaaaccagGAATCTGCACAAGGAGAACCTATTGAGAAAATAAACCTAAAAGGtaggaattttcttttcctttctttcttttctattgcATTTGTGAACTGCATGAATCAAGGAATTGCTGTAAGACTTAGGAAGGCAAGCACAGCAGTATTTAGTCTTGGAACTTCTTCAGTTACTAATCCTCCTAAGCAGGCAGACGCATCTGCAGAAGACGCCCGCAAAAATAGGATTCACTAGCTTAGCCCAAACCAACGTTATCTGGACCTGGCTTGTAAAATGCCACATACAGCTGATTTCACTTAAAGATGAGTCAGGAAGAGAATGCGATCTGTGTGACACTTCTGTTTCCAAATAGTTTTACTCTATATTAAATGGGAGTACTCACCTCTGTCCTTGGCAAATGCACGTTGGTATGGGAGGATTATGGATGATGGACTGGACAGGAATGCCAGCTTGCACCTATGTACTGCTGTGCAGGGACAGCTCCAAGACCTTCTCTGGACCTTATTTGTTTTGTGCATGGGGATTTCCATAGCTGCAACCAGCTTTAGGAGGAGAAACCTCAGGTATACGCATGGCAGACACCAGCACCATATACAGCCTCCATATACATCTGCTCCTGCAGGGACATCATTTGTTCAGCATCAGGGAACCAGTGATGCCCAGGATTCATCCCAGAAGAaacctttgaaataaaaagaagactgACCCCTGTGAACAAATGGCTCTGCATATCCTCAGTAGGTCAGATAAATGCATGGTAAAACTAGCCAGGGTGACTGGAACTTCACGAGTAGCCCACAGCCTTGGTGTCCCTTGACACAAAGGGAAACTGTAGGCACCCTCTACTCCAGCTGAATCCAGGAGGCCTGTACTAGCACCATCAACACAAAATACCAGGTTTCCAGAGTTCTCTGGGCTCCCCGAACTGGCTAGCTCTGTTGTAGATGTCACCCACATCCCACTGTCAGTACTAAGTTGCTTCTGAAAATATAGTCGACTTTCAAGATGATTAGGCTAACATTTCCAAAAGTGCCTATTTCATCAGCTCCTCTCCATATTAAGGGTTAAGCATTTCCTAAGATCAGGGTGAGGTTTTAAGAGCACATGGatcctttcttttccacattGACTAGCATGCTTTTTTAGCTCAGAGCATTCAACACCTTGGTAAGCCAGACCAGGCAGTGAACTAGAACAGAAAGGTAGATCAGGCCTAAGCTTAGAAAGCCTTGGCCCTCgatctcaaaagaaaaacaactgttaaatactgtttttaagtattaaaaagtatttaatgACGTAGTCATTTAATACATCTGTTCTTTCCTGATTCTCTGTGAACTAGGATGTGAAATTGTACCAGATGTAAATGTTGcagcaaagaagtttggaatcAAATTACTAATTCCTGTTGCCGATGGCATGAATGAAGTATATTTAAGATGTGAAAACGTGAGTAATATGAGAAAGTTTGCATTCCAGATGTATTAGCAGATTGTCTGGAAGACCCattgttttgttctgtaattTGTATAGAAAAATACGGATGCTGCAGAGAATTTATTATCTTCATGTTTAGTAAAATTTATGAATGATGCGATATTTTAACAAATAGTTTATGGTCGAGGGAACAAAAGGACTGTAATTCTATGTTTATCATGAGTTTCCAAGCaaagctgctgaaaagaaaagaagagcatACTatcaaaaaaagtaaataaaaatattacactaTTTTGCTTTAGTGTTTTCAGAGGACTGTGGTTTTGGTTGtgttctgtttgttctttttccttaactAGAATTCTCATTCAGATGACTGTAACATGATGAGGACCttacatttgttttcagtttaaatttgTTTAATTTGTATTGCAGTGTATAAACTCAAATTGTGTAAAATGCTCATTAGGTGGAAAATAGTCATGCAATTTCATTTCCAAGAGAATCTATTCAAAAGTACTGTATTTCCTTGAAAATTTAAAGCCTGACTGTTCTGCAAATGCAGTCTTGTAGGTGGAACTAGCCCAGTCAGGGAACAGCAACAGTACTTTGGTAAATATACAACCACACAAATTAAATAGAGTAACTCCGGAGTGTTTCTATCACACAGTGAAAGATGTGTGAGCAGTTGCAATCCTCATAAATGGTTTAACCAGAAATATCTAACAATTGTCTTCATTGCAGGAGAATCAATATGCTCAGTGGATGGCTGCTTGCATTTTGGCctcaaaaggcaaaacaatgGCCGATAGCTCTTATCATCCTGAGGTGCACAAGATCCTTTCATTTCTAAAGATGAAGAACTGGACCATGTCTCCCCAGACTGTCTCTGATCCAGAAAGCACAGACATGAAACCAGAATGCTTCATCTCACCACGTTATACCAAAAAATACAAGTCCAAGCAGGTATCCTGAGCATGGCTTGATGGGTGGTTCCAATTGTTACTTGGGGTGAAGCTGGACAAAAGCAGCATTTGGGAACCATATGGTAGAATCATCTTGCAATACTCATATGTCCCTTTGATATTTAGCAAGAGTCTTCTTCCTTA
This genomic window contains:
- the FERMT1 gene encoding fermitin family homolog 1; translation: MTSSNEYGSHSWELLVIVDHQHEEVQKEFLLQVTGDLHIGGLMLKLVEQIKISQDWSDYAFWWEQKKCWLLKTHWTLDKCGVQADAKLFFTTQHKMLRLRLPSMKTVRLKVSFSSVVFRAVSDICKILNIRRSEELSLMKQSEGTLKKKKKKDKNSKEPATEDILNLCNSPVSSGLSGNPGLYSKTMTPTYDPISGTPASSTITWFSDSPLTEQNCSILAFSHPNCSPEMLAEMYQPRTLADKAKLNAGWLDSSRSLMEQGILEDDQLLLRFKYYTFFDLNPKYDAVRINQIYEQARWAILLEEIDCTEEEMLIFAALQYQISKLSLSSEAQDFTCESEADEVEAALSNLEVTLEGGNSSNILEDITDIPKLADNLRLVRPKKLSLKAIKPYWFVFKDTSISYFKNQESAQGEPIEKINLKGCEIVPDVNVAAKKFGIKLLIPVADGMNEVYLRCENENQYAQWMAACILASKGKTMADSSYHPEVHKILSFLKMKNWTMSPQTVSDPESTDMKPECFISPRYTKKYKSKQLVARILEAHQNVSQMTLVEAKLRFIQAWQSLPEFGLSYYIVRFKGSKKDDVLGVSYNRLIRIDIATGDPITTWRFSNMKQWNVNWEIRQVAIEFDQNVSIAFTCLSADCKIIHEYIGGYIFLSTRSKDQNETLDEDLFHKLTGGQE